In Thermococcus stetteri, the following proteins share a genomic window:
- a CDS encoding HD domain-containing protein: MYTEEGLLNEIRELMDDDELFEMYERAFREYHYYFDTTNYIVLNVYNFNDHGPIHVLLTTRRALELLRIIKKFGIQTTAEKLGKPFRWSKFIVAFGALFHDIGNMIHRYPHYQFSVFLAEPIIEKLVSEFEREDPLLLKALTLNAIYTHDEAVPCTTIEGSLVTIADGCDMEEGRSRLVHRKDIVDIHAVSALAIKRVEIKEGDEEEPILIEIWMKHPAGIFQVDEILTKKVKSSLLSGKVRLRIHTGADGEIFEKVV, from the coding sequence ATGTACACGGAAGAGGGACTTTTGAATGAAATCCGCGAGCTTATGGACGATGACGAGCTCTTCGAGATGTACGAGAGAGCCTTCAGAGAGTATCACTACTACTTCGACACAACCAACTACATCGTCCTCAACGTCTACAACTTCAACGACCACGGGCCTATCCACGTCCTTCTGACGACGAGGAGGGCCCTTGAGCTCCTCAGAATAATCAAGAAGTTCGGCATCCAGACGACTGCTGAGAAGCTCGGAAAGCCCTTCCGCTGGAGCAAGTTCATCGTCGCCTTCGGGGCACTCTTCCACGACATCGGGAACATGATACACAGATATCCCCACTACCAGTTCAGCGTCTTCCTGGCGGAGCCCATAATAGAGAAGCTCGTTTCGGAGTTCGAGAGGGAAGACCCGCTCCTTCTCAAGGCGCTCACGCTGAACGCAATCTACACCCACGACGAGGCCGTCCCCTGCACGACCATCGAGGGCTCTCTGGTAACCATAGCAGATGGTTGCGACATGGAGGAGGGCAGGAGCAGGCTCGTCCACAGGAAGGACATAGTTGACATCCACGCCGTCTCGGCCCTCGCAATCAAGAGGGTGGAGATCAAGGAAGGGGACGAGGAAGAGCCAATACTCATCGAAATCTGGATGAAGCACCCTGCGGGAATCTTCCAGGTGGACGAGATACTGACGAAGAAGGTCAAGAGCTCTCTCCTCAGCGGAAAGGTCAGGCTCAGGATACACACGGGTGCAGACGGGGAGATTTTCGAGAAGGTGGTCTAA
- a CDS encoding PIN domain-containing protein — MGESRRREWLVVPDTNFLLVPGQFGVDIIGELHRILDVKFRVVVPNVVLDELSLIERKSRGRDLMAVRMAKKLAERFETVGIGRFGERPIDDQIFDFAVKNERVIVCTNDKGLKKRLREKGIPVVYLRSKKILELEGMLE, encoded by the coding sequence ATGGGTGAAAGCCGAAGACGGGAGTGGCTGGTTGTCCCTGACACGAACTTTCTCCTTGTCCCAGGCCAGTTCGGCGTTGACATAATCGGCGAGCTCCACAGGATTCTCGACGTCAAGTTCAGGGTTGTCGTCCCAAACGTAGTTCTCGACGAGCTGAGCCTCATAGAGAGAAAGTCCCGGGGAAGGGACCTTATGGCCGTCAGGATGGCGAAGAAGCTGGCGGAGAGGTTCGAAACCGTTGGGATCGGCCGCTTTGGCGAGAGGCCGATAGACGACCAGATATTTGACTTTGCGGTGAAGAACGAGCGCGTCATCGTCTGCACGAACGACAAGGGGCTTAAGAAGAGGCTCCGCGAGAAGGGGATTCCCGTCGTATATCTCCGCTCGAAGAAGATACTCGAGCTTGAGGGAATGCTTGAGTAA
- the eif2g gene encoding translation initiation factor IF-2 subunit gamma, whose protein sequence is MAKKKEFRQAEVNIGMVGHVDHGKTTLTKALTGIWTDTHSEELRRGITIKIGFADAEIRKCPHCGRYSTSPICPYCGHETEFERRVSFIDAPGHEALMTTMLAGASLMDGAVLVIAANEGVMPQTREHLMALQIVGNKNIVIALNKIELVDREKVMERYQEVKEFVKGTVAENAPIIPISALHGANVDVLLAAIEEFIPTPKRDPNKPPKMLVLRSFDVNKPGTPPEKLVGGVIGGSIVQGKLRVGDEIEIRPGVPYEEHGRIKYEPITTEIVSLQAGGRFVEEAYPGGLVGVGTKLDPFLTKGDLMAGNVVGKPRKLPPVWDELTLEVHLLERVVGTEEELKVEPIKRREVLLLNVGTARTMGLVTGLGKDTVELKLQIPVCAEVGDRVAISRQVGSRWRLIGYGFIRE, encoded by the coding sequence ATGGCGAAGAAGAAGGAGTTTAGGCAGGCCGAGGTCAACATCGGTATGGTTGGTCACGTTGATCACGGTAAAACAACACTCACGAAGGCCCTAACTGGAATCTGGACTGATACACACAGCGAGGAGCTGAGGAGAGGTATTACAATCAAGATAGGCTTTGCCGATGCCGAGATAAGGAAGTGTCCGCACTGCGGAAGGTACTCCACCTCTCCGATCTGCCCGTACTGCGGCCACGAGACCGAGTTCGAGAGGAGGGTTTCGTTCATAGACGCTCCGGGCCACGAGGCGCTGATGACGACCATGTTGGCAGGGGCTTCCCTCATGGACGGCGCAGTCCTCGTCATAGCTGCCAACGAGGGAGTAATGCCCCAGACGAGGGAGCACCTGATGGCCCTCCAGATAGTAGGCAACAAGAACATAGTCATAGCCCTCAACAAGATTGAACTTGTTGACAGGGAGAAGGTCATGGAGCGCTACCAGGAGGTCAAGGAGTTCGTGAAGGGCACCGTTGCTGAAAATGCACCCATAATCCCGATTTCAGCTCTCCACGGTGCGAACGTTGACGTCCTTCTCGCGGCGATAGAGGAGTTCATACCGACTCCAAAGCGCGACCCGAACAAGCCGCCCAAGATGCTCGTTCTTAGGAGCTTCGACGTCAACAAGCCCGGAACACCGCCGGAGAAGCTCGTCGGCGGTGTCATAGGTGGTTCGATAGTCCAGGGCAAGCTGAGGGTCGGAGACGAGATCGAGATAAGGCCCGGCGTTCCATATGAGGAGCACGGCAGGATAAAGTACGAGCCGATAACGACGGAGATAGTGTCGCTCCAGGCCGGCGGGCGCTTTGTGGAGGAAGCCTATCCTGGAGGTCTCGTGGGTGTAGGCACTAAGCTCGACCCGTTCCTCACGAAGGGCGACCTGATGGCCGGAAACGTCGTCGGAAAGCCAAGGAAACTACCGCCAGTCTGGGACGAGCTCACACTCGAAGTCCACCTGCTTGAGCGCGTCGTTGGAACTGAGGAGGAGCTCAAGGTCGAGCCGATAAAGAGGAGGGAAGTCCTCCTGCTCAACGTGGGCACTGCCAGGACGATGGGCCTCGTAACCGGCCTCGGAAAGGACACCGTTGAGCTCAAGCTCCAGATACCGGTCTGCGCCGAGGTCGGCGACAGGGTTGCCATCAGCAGGCAGGTCGGGAGCAGGTGGAGGCTCATCGGTTACGGCTTCATAAGGGAGTGA
- the engB gene encoding GTP-binding protein EngB, which yields MIIFAGRSNVGKSTLVFQLTGKKVRRGKRPGVTRRPVEVEWRGKKVVDLPGFGFMSGLPKKVQERIKDEIVHFIEDNADKIELAVLVVDGKVAPEIIERWEKRGEIPIDVEFYQFLRELEIPTIVAVNKIDKVKNVRGVIHFLAEKFGVPYSEIGETFVPISAKFGKNLDELKSIMEKKIRGS from the coding sequence ATGATAATATTCGCGGGGCGCTCAAACGTTGGAAAGAGCACCCTGGTATTTCAGCTTACCGGGAAAAAAGTCAGGAGAGGAAAGCGCCCCGGTGTCACCAGAAGGCCGGTGGAGGTCGAGTGGCGTGGGAAGAAGGTAGTGGACCTCCCTGGCTTTGGGTTCATGAGCGGTCTGCCGAAGAAGGTCCAGGAGAGGATAAAGGACGAGATAGTCCACTTCATCGAGGACAACGCCGATAAGATAGAACTGGCCGTTCTCGTAGTTGACGGAAAGGTAGCGCCCGAGATAATCGAACGCTGGGAGAAAAGGGGAGAGATACCGATAGACGTGGAGTTCTACCAGTTCCTCCGCGAGCTTGAGATACCAACCATTGTCGCGGTAAACAAAATAGACAAGGTGAAGAACGTTAGGGGGGTCATTCACTTCTTGGCTGAGAAGTTCGGCGTCCCATATAGCGAGATCGGCGAGACCTTCGTCCCCATCTCGGCGAAGTTCGGGAAGAACCTCGATGAACTAAAGTCTATAATGGAGAAGAAGATAAGGGGATCATAG
- a CDS encoding Clp1/GlmU family protein — MNKARYTQDVPKDRIELLRSIAGHDKPFKLMVIGGVDSGKSTLITFLGNELLSLGFRIAIVDSDVGQKGVLPPATVSLAVPEGPFESMSDLEGWAHYFVGTTAPAQFIGEMAVGVKRMVDVAIDLADVILIDTTGFVTGVGAEMKRLKAELVMPDLIAVIHSGELSGLVRALEPYGEVVELSVSETARRYHHEERRDLRAEKWGAYFKDSQLVEFSTSAVAITGTSLFHGTPISAGEKEILEKAFGWVVLAGWKNGAYTVVKADVERFPRAHSRELKAIDFEKLSNLLVGLIDDEGLCLGVGILKWVNFSEGTLQVLTPVNDLSRVREIRFGRIRVTEEGEELGLLRRDEL; from the coding sequence ATGAACAAGGCCAGGTACACCCAGGACGTCCCAAAGGATAGGATTGAACTTCTCAGGAGCATAGCAGGCCATGACAAGCCGTTTAAGCTAATGGTCATTGGTGGCGTGGACAGTGGGAAGAGCACATTGATAACATTTTTGGGGAACGAACTTTTGTCCTTAGGATTCAGGATTGCCATCGTGGACTCAGACGTCGGTCAGAAGGGAGTTCTCCCTCCGGCGACGGTGAGCTTGGCAGTTCCAGAGGGCCCCTTCGAGAGCATGAGCGATCTTGAGGGGTGGGCACACTACTTTGTGGGAACGACAGCCCCCGCCCAGTTCATAGGTGAAATGGCGGTGGGAGTAAAGAGGATGGTGGATGTCGCCATAGACCTTGCGGATGTGATACTCATCGACACGACTGGGTTTGTCACGGGTGTTGGGGCCGAAATGAAGCGCCTTAAGGCAGAACTGGTGATGCCTGATCTAATTGCCGTGATCCATTCGGGGGAGCTTTCAGGGCTTGTCAGGGCGTTAGAACCGTACGGGGAAGTGGTTGAGCTGAGCGTCAGCGAAACCGCGAGGAGATACCACCATGAAGAGAGAAGGGATTTGAGGGCAGAGAAGTGGGGAGCCTACTTCAAAGACTCCCAGCTTGTTGAGTTCAGCACCTCTGCGGTCGCCATAACCGGTACGTCGCTCTTCCATGGTACTCCAATCAGTGCAGGGGAGAAAGAAATCCTGGAAAAGGCCTTTGGGTGGGTAGTGCTGGCTGGCTGGAAGAACGGGGCTTACACTGTCGTTAAGGCCGATGTTGAAAGGTTTCCGCGCGCTCACTCAAGGGAACTGAAGGCGATTGATTTCGAAAAGCTGAGCAACCTCCTCGTGGGCCTTATAGACGACGAGGGCCTTTGCCTGGGGGTTGGTATCCTCAAGTGGGTGAACTTCAGCGAGGGAACGCTACAAGTTTTGACTCCTGTGAACGACCTATCTCGGGTCAGGGAAATCCGTTTTGGCCGCATAAGGGTCACGGAGGAGGGGGAGGAGCTGGGTCTGTTAAGGCGCGATGAGCTTTAG
- a CDS encoding geranylgeranylglycerol-phosphate geranylgeranyltransferase produces MELRAFVEITRPHNCALAGIVGVLGSIVAAGGLPGLKIAALVFLVVFLGCAGGNTINDYFDYEIDKINRPERPLPRGAMSRKTAFWYSIALFIVGIVLAWFINIWDFLLAIVAYVTMFLYAWKLKPMPFVGNIAVASLTGATPLYGAIAVGEIGLAGTLALCAFLVNVAREVIKDIEDIEGDMVKGAKTLPILVGRKKAAYVGALFAILTVVASFLPVKAGIGLGYLAMLPVDAIILYSAFLILRSQDRESAHRSQILLKVSVFLAVLAFLIASLVR; encoded by the coding sequence ATGGAGCTCAGGGCCTTCGTTGAGATCACGAGACCTCACAACTGCGCTTTGGCTGGAATAGTTGGAGTCTTAGGCTCGATAGTGGCCGCTGGGGGGCTTCCTGGACTAAAAATTGCCGCCCTCGTGTTCTTGGTGGTCTTCCTCGGGTGTGCCGGTGGGAACACTATAAACGACTACTTTGACTACGAGATAGACAAGATAAACAGGCCGGAGAGGCCCCTTCCCAGAGGGGCCATGAGCAGAAAAACTGCCTTCTGGTACTCGATTGCCCTCTTCATAGTTGGCATAGTCCTCGCGTGGTTCATAAACATCTGGGACTTCCTGCTGGCGATCGTTGCCTACGTTACCATGTTCCTCTACGCTTGGAAGCTGAAGCCGATGCCCTTTGTCGGAAACATTGCTGTAGCGTCTCTGACGGGTGCGACGCCCCTCTACGGTGCTATAGCGGTTGGCGAAATAGGCCTCGCAGGGACGCTCGCCCTGTGTGCATTCTTAGTTAACGTGGCGAGAGAGGTCATAAAGGACATCGAGGACATCGAGGGAGACATGGTGAAGGGTGCAAAGACGCTGCCCATACTAGTTGGGAGGAAGAAAGCCGCTTACGTTGGCGCTCTCTTCGCTATCTTGACTGTCGTAGCATCTTTCCTGCCGGTCAAGGCTGGTATTGGTCTCGGCTACCTTGCCATGCTACCGGTGGATGCGATAATCCTGTACTCGGCGTTCCTCATCCTGAGGTCTCAGGACAGGGAGAGCGCCCACCGCTCCCAGATACTCCTTAAGGTGAGCGTGTTCCTGGCTGTGCTCGCTTTCCTCATAGCTTCGCTCGTGAGGTGA
- a CDS encoding preprotein translocase subunit Sec61beta: MAKEKATLPPTGAGLMRFFDEDTRAVKISPKGVIALTLLLVAFEFILHMFGSSIFG; encoded by the coding sequence ATGGCGAAGGAAAAGGCAACTCTCCCGCCAACAGGTGCCGGTTTGATGAGGTTCTTCGACGAGGACACTAGGGCAGTCAAGATCAGCCCGAAGGGAGTTATAGCCCTAACGCTCCTGCTGGTAGCCTTTGAGTTCATACTTCACATGTTTGGCTCAAGCATATTCGGCTAA
- a CDS encoding type II toxin-antitoxin system HicA family toxin → MVLIHNSGKIVVIPLHKRLKTGLLKVIMREVGITTEELIQLLNDP, encoded by the coding sequence GTGGTGCTTATTCATAATTCTGGGAAGATTGTTGTAATCCCCCTTCATAAGCGCTTAAAAACCGGCCTCCTAAAGGTGATAATGAGGGAAGTTGGTATCACAACAGAGGAGCTCATACAACTTCTGAACGACCCCTGA
- a CDS encoding 30S ribosomal protein S6e has protein sequence MATFKLVISNPKNGVAKQVEISGAEADRLIGRRIGEEIPASELGLNLSEIFGEEIPADAKLRITGGTDKDGFPMRPDVHGPRRVKILLSRGPGFRPRERGERRKKTVHGNTISPNIVQINMKIVF, from the coding sequence ATGGCGACCTTCAAGCTGGTTATATCAAACCCGAAGAACGGAGTTGCAAAGCAGGTTGAGATAAGCGGTGCAGAAGCTGACAGGCTCATTGGAAGGAGAATAGGCGAGGAGATCCCGGCAAGCGAGCTCGGCCTCAACCTCTCCGAGATATTCGGTGAGGAGATCCCGGCCGATGCCAAGCTCAGGATCACTGGCGGAACCGATAAGGACGGCTTCCCAATGAGGCCCGACGTCCACGGCCCAAGGAGGGTTAAGATTCTCCTCTCACGCGGCCCCGGCTTCAGGCCCAGGGAGAGGGGCGAGAGGAGGAAGAAGACCGTCCACGGCAACACCATAAGCCCGAACATCGTGCAGATAAACATGAAGATCGTGTTCTGA
- a CDS encoding ribonucleoside-triphosphate reductase, with translation MDFEKELVRELEKDELWTVITFKTPYGPGTTMEKLAKAVENAGWKVTFKANWWTADIPYGLVRIDLRKDGREKILLGKWILGEKCELIKLESLDLERGKDEFFRMVDSITSTLIHDPVIRTMREQY, from the coding sequence ATGGATTTTGAGAAAGAACTGGTTAGAGAGCTTGAAAAGGACGAACTCTGGACTGTCATAACGTTCAAGACGCCCTACGGTCCGGGTACGACGATGGAAAAGCTTGCAAAAGCAGTTGAAAATGCCGGCTGGAAGGTTACCTTCAAGGCGAACTGGTGGACGGCTGACATACCCTACGGCCTCGTCAGAATAGACCTCCGGAAGGACGGCAGGGAGAAAATACTCCTCGGAAAGTGGATACTCGGCGAGAAGTGCGAGCTCATAAAGCTTGAAAGCCTCGACCTTGAGCGCGGGAAGGACGAGTTCTTCAGGATGGTGGACAGCATCACCTCTACGCTCATCCACGACCCAGTCATCAGGACAATGAGAGAACAGTACTGA
- a CDS encoding Lrp/AsnC family transcriptional regulator has product MNEGTTLTPRQLRLLKKLYQEGKTIEVHTVEKTQDELSKELGITRQALSNHLKVLKELGYIRTGRGFIDLTDKALELLGEKKGDVFVFVKIEPTKRKQVYEAIRKLNLKKIYRVTGDIDLIIEADKGRLDEILEDIALLDGVKETNTHLVLEVL; this is encoded by the coding sequence ATGAACGAAGGAACCACACTGACCCCGCGTCAGTTGAGGCTTTTGAAGAAGCTCTATCAGGAAGGAAAGACAATAGAGGTTCACACCGTTGAAAAAACTCAGGACGAGCTATCGAAAGAGCTTGGAATAACCAGGCAGGCACTGAGCAACCACCTGAAGGTGCTCAAGGAACTAGGATACATCAGAACGGGCAGGGGGTTCATAGACCTGACAGATAAGGCCCTTGAACTTCTCGGAGAGAAGAAAGGAGATGTCTTCGTCTTCGTCAAGATCGAGCCGACGAAGAGAAAGCAGGTCTATGAGGCCATAAGAAAGCTGAATCTGAAGAAGATATACCGCGTTACCGGAGACATAGACCTGATAATAGAGGCGGACAAGGGCAGGCTTGACGAAATACTTGAAGATATAGCCTTGTTGGATGGGGTAAAAGAGACGAACACGCACCTCGTCTTAGAGGTTCTATGA